A single region of the Gadus morhua chromosome 5, gadMor3.0, whole genome shotgun sequence genome encodes:
- the LOC115543707 gene encoding protein yippee-like 5, which translates to MGRIFLDHIGGTRLFSCANCDTILTNRSELISTRFTGATGRAFLFNKVVNLQYSEVQDRVMLTGRHMVRDVSCKNCNSKLGWIYEFATEDSQRYKEGRVILERALVRESEGFEEHVPSDNS; encoded by the exons ATGGGGCGAATCTTCCTCGACCACATCGGTGGAACACGCCTCTTCTCCTGTGCCAACTGTGACACCATCCTCACCAATCGATCGGAGCTCATCTCCACACGCTTCACCGGGGCCACCGGCAGAGCCTTCCTCTTTAATAAG GTGGTGAACCTGCAGTACAGCGAGGTGCAGGACCGAGTCATGCTCACGGGCAGGCACATGGTGAGGGACGTGAGCTGCAAGAACTGCAACAGCAAGCTGGGCTGGATCTACGAGTTCGCCACGGAGGACAGCCAGCGCTACAAGGAAGGCCGCGTGATCCTGGAGCGGGCCCTGGTCCGCGAGAGCGAAGG